The following proteins come from a genomic window of Henningerozyma blattae CBS 6284 chromosome 4, complete genome:
- the TBLA0D05040 gene encoding uncharacterized protein (similar to Saccharomyces cerevisiae YLR257W; ancestral locus Anc_1.378), whose translation MDPVSKTTQSLVGLSIRDIDDKSSPKLEDEELILTSNPSSKNLLHKIHSPLNNNSKEVKDEFEFFDNNQSDNPKQQHSYTNLDDLNKTGALLSDEINLNPDGDIPGEINSVLFEKIEGEEEDYKLNNFQKQGIKDDRDEKIANAKKLEIEKLKFLEEQKLKNKDLLSSSTSLLEITKSNSNSATNLVTTTDPIDDSGYASPQRSNNQSLRSNLDSKNEAVRNSFGELIVNQSHKPHLARGDSYQSITNENESETDDQRHGRSSFRSSSTDYLRSLSRSLSRDPKKKSVSGGSNPIANTFKNISSHSITNSIDDITFDNNNDTSYPDEESSRYTNNYTISQNDLQTAASSTNLTLNNQPLVEEEEEIGGVLKDNDEKKMRKK comes from the coding sequence atggATCCAGTATCAAAAACTACTCAGTCATTAGTTGGCTTATCCATCAGGGATATAGACGATAAAAGCTCACctaaattagaagatgaagaactTATTTTAACTTCGAACCCTTCATCCAAAAATCTTTTACACAAGATCCATTCTCCTTTGAACAACAATTCTAAAGAAGTGaaagatgaatttgaattctttgATAATAACCAATCAGACAATCCCAAGCAACAACATTCTTATACAAATTTGGATGATTTGAACAAGACTGGTGCTTTATTAAGTGATGAAATCAATTTGAATCCTGATGGTGATATTCCAGGGGAAATCAATTCTGTTCTTTtcgaaaaaattgaaggtgaagaagaagattataaattaaataatttccaaAAGCAAGGCATTAAAGATGATAgagatgaaaaaattgctAATGCCaagaaattagaaattgaaaaattgaaatttttagaagaacaaaaattgaaaaacaaagatttattatcttcatcgacttctttattagaaatCACCAAAtccaattctaattctgCTACTAATTTAGTCACTACTACTGATCCAATTGATGATTCTGGATATGCTTCACCTCAACGTTCAAACAATCAATCATTAAGATCCAATTTGGATTCCAAAAATGAAGCTGTTAGAAATTCGTTTGGTGAATTAATTGTCAATCAATCGCATAAACCACATTTAGCTCGTGGTGATTCTTATCAATCAAttactaatgaaaatgaaagtGAAACCGATGATCAACGCCATGGAAGATCTTCGTTTAGAAGCTCCTCTACTGATTATTTGAGATCCTTAAGTAGATCTCTAAGTCGTGATcctaaaaaaaagagtGTTTCTGGTGGATCCAATCCAATTGCcaatacttttaaaaatatctcaTCTCATTCTATTACCAATTctattgatgatattacatttgataataataatgatacatCATATCCAGATGAAGAATCTTCTAGATatactaataattataCCATATCTCAAAACGATTTACAAACTGCAGCTTCCTCTACTAATTTGACTTTGAACAATCAACC
- the TBLA0D05050 gene encoding uncharacterized protein, which produces MLQLIQLKPLKLLLLKPLLRLPLLKPLLRLPLLKPLLKLPLLKPHPKLPLLPKPPLLKPLLKLPLLKPHPKLPLLKPHPKLLLLPKPPLLKPHPMLLLLPKPPLLKPHPMLLLLLKPPLLKPLLKLPLLKPHPKLPLLPKPPLLEPHPKLPLLKPHPKLPLLNPHPKPLLLIFPVVVTSSVESSSSVTQMPSSSSNITSSVTSDISSSLSSSAITSSITSNNITSSETSILSSSTEPINSTTPITSSSSFVTSSISSNVTTSISSETSSLTSLVPSNATSIETTTTTPGTTSIFNNDTTSIETTTTTPGTTSIFNNDTTSITTTTRQPFDNGTTITTTTRQPFDNGTTITTTTRQPFDNGTTITTTTRQPFDNGTTITTTTRQPFDNGTTITSTTRQPFDNDTTVTTTTRQPFTNDSTITNPETHLTTVTSLETTTNENGETTTATHRFTTLVPSAYTTITNLLTTTNDRGQTIVETHKHTIDAQFVYPSTTGGSSVPTVIFVTGQANQLALGSFGAIAAAAMLLL; this is translated from the coding sequence ATGTTACAACTGATACAACTCAAACCTCTGAAGTTACTACTTCTGAAACCACTTCTGAGGCTACCACTTCTGAAACCACTTCTGAGGCTACCACTTCTGAAACCACTTCTGAAGCTACCTCTTCTGAAACCACATCCGAAGCTACCTCTACTTCCGAAGCCACCTCTTCTGAAACCACTTCTGAAGCTACCTCTTCTGAAACCACATCCGAAGCTACCTCTTCTGAAACCACATCCGAAGCTACTTCTACTTCCGAAGCCACCTCTTCTGAAACCACATCCGATGCTACTTCTACTTCCGAAGCCACCTCTTCTGAAACCACATCCGATGCTACTTCTACTTCTGAAGCCACCTCTTCTGAAACCACTTCTGAAGCTACCTCTTCTGAAACCACATCCGAAGCTACCTCTACTTCCGAAGCCACCTCTTCTGGAACCACATCCGAAGCTACCTCTTCTGAAACCACATCCGAAGCTACCTCTTCTGAATCCACATCCGAAGCCACTTCTACTGATATTTCCAGTAGTAGTCACCTCCAGTGTGGAATCTTCAAGCAGTGTCACACAGATGCCTAGCTCTTCTTCAAACATCACTTCTAGTGTCACTTCAGATATTTCTTCTAGTCTATCGTCAAGTGCAATCACCTCCAGTATcacttctaataatatcacTTCATCTGAAACTTCGATCTTGTCTTCAAGCACTGAACCAATCAACTCAACCACTCCAATTACTTCTTCCTCATCCTTTGTTACATCTTCAATTTCCTCTAACGTGACCACCTCAATTTCTTCTGAAACTTCGTCATTGACCAGTTTGGTTCCAAGTAATGCCACTTCTATTGAAACTACTACTACCACTCCAGGAACTACaagtattttcaataatgacACTACTTCTATTGAAACTACTACTACCACTCCAGGAACTACaagtattttcaataacGACACTACTTCTATCACCACTACCACTCGTCAACCATTTGACAACGGTACTACAATTACTACCACCACTCGTCAACCATTTGACAACGGTACTACAATTACTACCACCACTCGTCAACCATTTGACAACGGTACCACAATCACTACCACCACTCGTCAACCATTTGACAACGGTACCACAATCACTACCACCACTCGTCAACCATTTGACAACGGTACTACAATCACTTCGACTACTCGTCAACCATTCGACAATGATACTACTGTTACCACAACTACGCGTCAACCTTTCACAAACGATTCTACTATCACCAACCCTGAAACTCATCTAACTACAGTCACCAGCTTGGAAACTACCACAAACGAAAACGGTGAAACTACTACCGCAACCCACAGGTTCACTACACTCGTTCCATCTGCTTACACGACCATCACAAACTTATTGACCACCACAAACGACCGTGGTCAAACCATCGTTGAAACTCACAAACATACTATTGATGCTCAATTCGTATACCCATCTACTACTGGTGGTTCTTCAGTTCCAACTGTCATCTTCGTCACTGGTCAAGCTAACCAATTGGCTCTAGGGTCCTTCGGTGCCATTGCCGCTGCCGCCATGCTTTTATTATAA
- the TBLA0D05060 gene encoding phosphatase PAP2 family protein yields the protein MATLFRKWFLSDRPANSALADLDTRLDPNINWRKLKHYNPTIKDIFHYGFLSSVLLFVFITNPAPWLYKIAAYFLLFLLFSIPLTSQFFFNALPILTWLALYFTSSYFPAEKRPKITVKVLPTIETILYGDNLSDILATTTNSFLDILAWLPYGICHFGAPFVVAIVLFLFAPPTLLNGYAFAFGYLNLFGVMIQNLFPAAPPWYKILYGLEPAHYGMHGSPGGLARIDKLFHIDLYTPAFSNSSVIFGAFPSLHSGCATMEALFFSYCFPKLRPLFIFYVCWLWWATMYLTHHYFVDLMAGSVMSFVIFQYTKYNQLPLIDPDCFCRWSYGILEKFDTVRNDPLSSYATGSYTGSASGATRTSSNNIEYNSSSNEYPLGLDDDIDIENVSLSNLTTPPSSDFNSSKEKSYTPSSNNTFD from the coding sequence ATGGCAACACTCTTCAGAAAATGGTTTCTTTCAGATAGACCAGCAAACTCTGCATTAGCAGACTTAGACACAAGATTGGATCCAAACATTAACTGGAGAAAATTGAAACACTATAACCCAACAATAAAAGATATCTTCCATTATGGATTTCTCTCTTCTGTCTTACTCTTTGTCTTTATTACAAATCCAGCTCCATGGCTATATAAGATAGCAGCTTATTTCCTATTATTCCTTCTCTTTTCTATCCCATTAACTTCgcaatttttctttaatgcTTTACCAATTTTGACTTGGTTGGCTCTATACTTCACTTCATCTTATTTCCCTGCAGAAAAGAGACCAAAGATTACTGTCAAAGTATTACCAACTATCGAAACAATTCTTTACGGAGACAACTTAAGTGACATTTtagcaacaacaacaaactCCTTTCTCGATATCTTGGCTTGGCTACCTTACGGGATCTGCCATTTCGGTGCTCCATTTGTTGTTGCAATCGtcttatttctttttgctCCTCCAACTCTTTTAAACGGTTACGCCTTTGCATTCGGCTATTTGAATCTGTTTGGTGTGATGATTCAAAACTTATTCCCTGCTGCTCCTCCTTGGTATAAGATCCTTTACGGGCTAGAGCCTGCCCATTACGGTATGCATGGATCTCCAGGTGGTTTGGCTagaattgataaattattccaTATCGATTTGTATACTCCAGCATTTTCAAACTCGTCTGTCATTTTTGGTGCCTTCCCATCCTTACATTCAGGTTGTGCTACCATGGAAGCCTTATTCTTTTCTTATTGTTTCCCTAAGCTAAGACCATTATTCATCTTCTATGTTTGTTGGTTATGGTGGGCTACCATGTATTTAACccatcattattttgtagATCTAATGGCAGGGTCAGTAATGTCATTTGTCATCTTTcaatatacaaaatataacCAATTACCATTGATCGACCCTGATTGTTTTTGTAGATGGTCTTATGGTATTCTAGAAAAGTTTGATACTGTTAGAAATGATCCTTTATCGTCCTATGCTACTGGGTCATATACTGGAAGTGCAAGCGGTGCTACAAGAAcctcttcaaataatattgaatacAATAGCTCCAGTAATGAATATCCTCTAGGTTTggatgatgatattgatattgaaaatgtcAGCCTTTCCAATTTAACTACACCACCTTCTTCTGACTTTAACTCCTCAAAGGAGAAAAGTTACACtccttcttcaaataataccTTTGATTAA
- the DIS3 gene encoding exosome catalytic subunit DIS3 (similar to Saccharomyces cerevisiae DIS3 (YOL021C); ancestral locus Anc_1.367): MSQAIVSNRKRLSEGLAVTQKVFVRSRNGGATKIVREHYLRSDIPCSSKACTKCLDIVVPNAKNELPNFVLSEDPQSIEKIGKHYVVLDTNIVLQAIDLLENPNCFFDVIIPQIVLDEVRNKSYPVYTRLRTLCRDSDEKKRFIIFHNEFNENTFVERLNNESINDRNDRAIRKTCEWYCKHLKKQNINTILVSNDRLNRDATKNPVDSNIIALSLLEYVDLLPNVDEIKDSIPNLEVSSINVNDKEAKSEFTFPEYYSTSRIMGGIKNGVLYQGNIQISEYNFLEGSVNLSTFSKPVLVVGQKNLNRAFNGDQVVVELLPQSEWKAPSSIVMDAEHFNVNDNPDDDDDESNENNGNLIMSDKQRRLLAKDAILAQKSNKIQPTARIVAIPRRSWRQYVGQIAPNSIDTQVSSGSQNVFVLLMDKSLPKIRIRTRRAKELVGRRIVISVDSWPANHKYPLGHFVRDLGEVESVQAETESLLLEHDVEYRPFSKKVLDCLPSEGHEWKVPSDLTSSDALAKDPQLARRKDLRDKLICSIDPPGCVDIDDALHAKKLPNGNWEVGVHIADVTHFVKPNTPLDAEGASRGTSVYLVDKRIDMLPLLLGTDLCSLKPYVDRYAFSVLWELDDNANIVDVNFTKSVIRSREAFSYEQAQIRIDDKSQTDELTQGMRALLKLSIKLKQKRLDAGALNLASPEVKVHMDSETSDPNEVEIKKLLATNSLVEEFMLLANISVARKIFESFPQTAMLRRHGVPPSTNFETLNEMLHQRKQMTISLESSKALADSLDRCVDPKDPYFNTLIRIMSTRCMMAAQYFYSGAYSYSEFRHYGLAVDIYTHFTSPIRRYCDVVAHRQLAGAIGYEPLDLSHRDKNKMDMICRNINKRHRNAQFAGRASIEYYVGQVMRNNESVETGYVIKVLNNGIVVLVPRFGVEGLIRIENMTKDPDSSAFDEVEFKLTFTDNETGKKREVFVFDKVDVYVKSVLDPVTSKRKAALLLK, translated from the coding sequence ATGTCTCAAGCAATTGTTTCCAATAGAAAGAGACTTTCTGAAGGTTTAGCAGTTACTCAAAAGGTATTTGTTCGTTCAAGGAATGGTGGTGCTACTAAAATTGTAAGAGAACATTATTTACGTAGTGATATTCCATGTTCATCAAAGGCATGTACAAAATGTTTAGATATCGTTGTTCCCAATgctaaaaatgaattaccAAACTTCGTTTTATCAGAGGATCCTCAATCAATTGAGAAAATCGGCAAGCATTATGTTGTTTTAGATACGAATATTGTTTTACAAGCTATAGATCTGTTAGAAAATCCAAACTGTTTTTTCGATGTGATCATTCCACAAATCGTATTAGATGAAGTTAGAAATAAATCTTACCCTGTTTATACAAGATTAAGAACACTATGTAGAGATAGtgatgaaaagaaaagatttattatttttcacaacgaatttaatgaaaatacttttgtggaaagattaaataatgaatctaTCAATGATAGAAATGATAGAGCTATTAGAAAGACTTGTGAATGGTATTGCaaacatttgaaaaaacaaaatattaatactatCTTAGTTTCCAACGATAGATTAAATAGAGATGCAACCAAAAATCCAGTAGACTCTAATATTATAGCACTAAGTTTACTAGAATATGTGGATTTATTACCCAATGTAGATGAGATTAAGGACTCCATTCCAAATCTTGAAGTCAGTTCCATTAATgttaatgataaagaagCTAAATCAGAATTCACTTTCCCTGAATATTACTCAACTTCAAGGATTATGGGTGGGATTAAAAATGGTGTACTATATCAAGGTAATATCCAAATATCagaatataatttcttaGAAGGTTCTGTTAATTTATCTACTTTTTCAAAGCCAGTTTTAGTGGTTGgccaaaaaaatttaaatagaGCGTTTAATGGTGACCAAGTTGTGGTAGAATTATTACCACAATCAGAATGGAAAGCTCCTTCATCTATTGTTATGGATGCTGAACATTTCAATGTTAATGATAATccagatgatgatgatgacgaaagtaatgaaaataatggaaatttaattatgtCTGATAAACAACGTAGATTATTAGCCAAGGATGCCATTCTAGCccaaaaatcaaataaaatacaacCTACAGCTAGAATTGTAGCTATTCCAAGAAGATCCTGGAGACAATACGTGGGCCAAATTGCTCCAAATTCTATTGACACCCAAGTTTCAAGCGGTAGTCAAAATGTTTTCGTCCTTTTGATGGACAAATCTTTACCTAAGATTAGAATCCGTACAAGACGTGCAAAGGAATTAGTAGGTAGAAGAATTGTCATATCTGTAGATTCATGGCCTGCAAATCATAAATATCCTTTAGGTCATTTTGTTAGAGATTTAGGTGAAGTTGAATCTGTCCAAGCTGAAACAGaaagtttattattagaacaTGACGTTGAATATAGACCTTTCTCCAAGAAAGTCTTGGACTGTTTACCTTCTGAAGGTCATGAATGGAAAGTACCATCTGATCTTACCTCTTCTGATGCCTTAGCTAAAGATCCACAATTAGcaagaagaaaagattTAAGAGATAAGTTAATCTGTAGTATTGATCCACCAGGATGTGTTGATATTGATGACGCATTACATGCTAAGAAGTTGCCAAATGGTAATTGGGAAGTTGGTGTTCATATTGCTGATGTCACTCATTTTGTAAAACCTAATACTCCTTTAGATGCAGAAGGTGCGTCAAGAGGTACCTCTGTTTATTTAGTCGATAAACGTATTGATATGTTACCATTGTTATTAGGTACTGATTTATGTTCTTTAAAGCCATACGTTGATAGATATGCCTTTTCAGTATTATGGgaattagatgataatGCTAATATTGTAGATGTCAACTTTACAAAATCAGTTATCAGATCTAGGGAAGCATTTTCGTACGAACAAGCTCAAATTAGAATTGATGATAAGTCTCAAACAGATGAATTAACTCAAGGCATGAGAgctcttttaaaattatctatCAAATTAAAGCAAAAGAGATTAGATGCTGGTGCTTTGAATTTGGCCTCTCCTGAAGTTAAAGTTCACATGGATAGTGAAACCTCAGATCCAAATGaagttgaaattaaaaaattattggcTACTAATTCGTTGGTTGAAGAGTTTATGTTGCTAGCTAATATTTCTGTTGCGAGAAAAATCTTTGAATCTTTCCCACAAACAGCAATGCTTAGAAGACATGGTGTACCACCATCTACCAATTTTGAAACATTAAATGAAATGCTACACCaaagaaaacaaatgaCTATCTCGTTAGAGTCATCTAAGGCATTAGCAGATTCTTTAGATCGTTGTGTTGATCCAAAGGATCCATATTTCAATACTTTAATACGTATTATGTCTACTCGTTGTATGATGGCAGCTCAATATTTCTATTCTGGTGCTTACTCATATTCTGAATTCCGTCATTACGGTTTAGCTGTTGATATCTATACTCATTTCACATCGCCTATTAGACGTTACTGTGATGTTGTTGCCCACAGACAATTGGCAGGTGCTATTGGCTATGAACCGTTAGACCTATCCCATAGAGATAAGAATAAGATGGACATGATCTgtagaaatattaataaaagacACAGAAATGCCCAATTTGCTGGTAGAGCAagtattgaatattatgTTGGCCAAGTAATGAGAAATAATGAATCTGTTGAAACTGGTTATGtaattaaagttttaaataatggtaTTGTTGTTCTGGTACCAAGATTCGGTGTTGAAGGTCTAATTAGAATAGAAAACATGACTAAGGATCCAGACTCTTCCGCTTTCGATGAagttgaatttaaattaactTTTACTGATAACGAGACTGGTAAGAAGAGAGaggtatttgtatttgataAAGTTGATGTATATGTCAAATCCGTTCTAGATCCTGTTACAAGTAAACGTAAAGctgcattattattgaaatga
- the ECO1 gene encoding Eco1p (similar to Saccharomyces cerevisiae ECO1 (YFR027W); ancestral locus Anc_1.350), whose translation MSSTNSKKLNSTMNNSLRKKYIQSSLRINSKNSKNIFERCYNCNMVYNKDSAIDLNNHKKFHDLSLNGRNWNKSWGEIITNHSKCNDIHNITDNIKKNKANTLDKYFLTPPTSSITSPKKGNNILLKTDTRMKKEYIVEIRKTFNSEIRAATQLMELVNNELNAPHDENDFWSTPSGNGKAFGYIKDNKLVGITTIEILDLNCKRGRWMISDSKVIVENVFPYFKLGISRIWVCKNQRGKGIAAKLLEAARLNTLVRTKEASIELEKWNLAWSQPTEMGGKLALKYNSVKHKSGKLLIPCYI comes from the coding sequence ATGTCTTCAACTAATTCTAAGAAATTAAACTCTACAATGAACAATAGCTTgaggaaaaaatatatccaGTCATCTCTACGAataaattccaaaaattccaaaaatatttttgaaagatgttataattgtaatatggtatataataaagattcAGCCatagatttaaataatcataaaaAGTTCCACGATTTATCTTTGAATGGACGTAACTGGAACAAGAGCTGGGgtgaaataataacaaatcATAGCAAATGCAACGATATACACAATATCACAGATAacattaagaaaaataaagcaaATACTTTAgacaaatattttcttacTCCACCAACTAGTAGCATTACCTCTCCCAAAAAGGgcaataatatattactGAAAACAGACACTCGTATGAAAAAGGAGTACATTGTAGAGATACGAAAGACTTTTAATAGTGAGATACGGGCCGCTACTCAGCTTATGGAACTTGTTAATAATGAACTGAATGCCCCAcatgatgaaaatgatttttGGAGCACTCCTTCAGGTAACGGTAAAGCGTTTGGTTAcattaaagataataaattggTTGGTATTACtacaattgaaattttggACTTAAATTGCAAGAGAGGCAGATGGATGATTTCAGATAGCAAAGTTATTGTTGAAAATGTTTTTCCATACTTTAAATTAGGCATATCTAGAATATGGGTTTGCAAAAATCAACGAGGAAAAGGCATTGCGGCAAAATTGTTAGAGGCAGCAAGATTGAACACATTGGTACGAACAAAAGAAGCAAGTATAGAGCTAGAAAAATGGAATTTAGCATGGAGTCAGCCAACAGAGATGGGTGGGAAATTggctttaaaatataacagCGTGAAACATAAATCAGGTAAACTTTTAATACCGTGCTATATTTAA